Below is a genomic region from Ignavibacteriales bacterium.
CAAGTAATTCAACAGTCTTCAGAATATTAAGGATTCCTCTATCGACAGTAATTAAACCAGTAAAGGCTATTGTAAAAGTTTTACCATCGAATAAGGGAGGTGAGTATTGGAAAAATTCTAAAACCGGGTAATATTCAATAATGTGTTTCTTTTTAATTGGGGCAATGTATTGATATCTTTTCTTCTTCAGTTTCTCTCCGAAAATGAGAACGTCAGCAAGATTTGATGAATAAATATTAAAGAGAAATAGTAAGATGTAAGAAAATATTTTTTTTAATCCCTTCATTTTGAAAGAAACATTTTCAGGGTACCACTCAGTTATATCATAAAATATTTTTATTTTTTGCGAAACTGATATTGAAGCTTTTCGAGCTGCCAGAATTGTTAAAGGTTCACAGCATATTATTACCTCCGGATTAAATTTCTCAATTTCCGCTGATAACTTGGAAATCTTTTCTCTTTTATTTATGTTTTCACCGTCAAAGCCGATGATATGCATAGTATCTTCAACAGTATCTGTTTTTTTGGTTGAGCAAATGATAGAAACTGTATATCCTTTTTTTGCCAAGGTTCTGCCAAATTTGTAAAAGATCCTTTCATCAAAAGGTGGATGACCAGAAGTTACTATTGCTATTTTTTGCATAATTGAAAATAACAAATTTTATTCTACTGATGAAGCAATTACGTGTATTAATTTCCAGACCTGACAGAATTGGGGATGTTGTTCTTTCAACACCACTTCCAAGGGAAATAAAGAGACAATTCCCGGATAGTTTTATTTCTGTTTTACTCAGATCGTACACTAAGGATGTTTATGTTAACAATCCCAATGTTGATGAAATAATAATTATTAATCCAGAAAACGAAGATAGTTCCTTCTGGAGTTTGGTTAAGAAAATCCGAAAGTATAAATTCAATTACGCTTTAATGTTATTGCCAAATGAAAGAATAAACTGGGTATTATTTTTTGCTGGAATCAAAACAAGAATTGGAGTTGGTCATAAGCTTTTCCAGTATTTAACTTTTACAAAATATGTTAATAGAAAAAAGTACATTCCACTTAGGCACGAAGCTGATTATTGTATGGAGCTTGCAAGAAAGGTTGGAGTAAATCCGAGAAGTTTGGATACTGAAATTCATCTCTCTGATATCGAAAAAGCAATTGTTAAGGAGATGAAAGCAAAGCTTGCCCCAAATGATGAATTTGTCCTCGGCATTCATTCATCAAGCGGAAATTCTGCACCAAACTGGAAACCGGAAGAATACCTTGCACTGATATTAAAATTAAATGATGTTAAAAATATTAAGTTGGTTGTAACGGATAATAATCCAGCCGAAATATTAGATAATCTTCCTGGAATTGAATATCCCAATAAATCCGTTCAATTAAGAAGAGCGATTTTGAATATTGCTGC
It encodes:
- a CDS encoding glycosyltransferase → MQKIAIVTSGHPPFDERIFYKFGRTLAKKGYTVSIICSTKKTDTVEDTMHIIGFDGENINKREKISKLSAEIEKFNPEVIICCEPLTILAARKASISVSQKIKIFYDITEWYPENVSFKMKGLKKIFSYILLFLFNIYSSNLADVLIFGEKLKKKRYQYIAPIKKKHIIEYYPVLEFFQYSPPLFDGKTFTIAFTGLITVDRGILNILKTVELLAERNPNVKIRLKLIGKYTNLPEDEMIIKKINSLTKVLVEIIDWVGYKDFSAQFTDVDLCLDLREKNFIYNNSLPIKLFDYLACGKPVIYSNIKAIREELDFTKFGYLVEPSAAESIVSKIEKYIENPNLLREHSTNARFAAENYFNWEKVEGKLIKLIKEN
- a CDS encoding glycosyltransferase family 9 protein encodes the protein MKQLRVLISRPDRIGDVVLSTPLPREIKRQFPDSFISVLLRSYTKDVYVNNPNVDEIIIINPENEDSSFWSLVKKIRKYKFNYALMLLPNERINWVLFFAGIKTRIGVGHKLFQYLTFTKYVNRKKYIPLRHEADYCMELARKVGVNPRSLDTEIHLSDIEKAIVKEMKAKLAPNDEFVLGIHSSSGNSAPNWKPEEYLALILKLNDVKNIKLVVTDNNPAEILDNLPGIEYPNKSVQLRRAILNIAALDLLFSSSTGPMHIAAALKVDTLSMFCPLTACSPKLWGPLGNEAEIILPKDGYCQTICPGDPKRCSFTGSGGINYSFIFERIMNKVNSGKQNLLNAN